A DNA window from Mucilaginibacter xinganensis contains the following coding sequences:
- a CDS encoding glycosyltransferase family 4 protein, whose protein sequence is MDRKGKKQIGILLVSNDIGVVYYLLSIVKAIGYLSEDKRPQIILLYADNCKKFLDLFQYEFLVYKEVDYNKNKKSKFLLSFFLRKNLFVESITKFHKLDGIFPLMDIPVRSNESECKVVSWIPDFQHKFYPRFFSRKNLFLRETRFKQIIDKSNALILSSEDAYSHLKKFYSVDNSKIKVNVMPFVSMIKDFGLTDFDILKKKYDITTPYFLVSNQFYAHKNHIIVLKAIVELKKLGMIFTVFFTGKTDDYRNPLFYSSLTDYIASNDIASHAKILGVIPREDQLGLLKNALAIIQPSKFEGWSTIIEDAKTLQKQIICSNIEVHLEQLGENAFYFNPDSVEELSEKIVMFLQNKSELKPVFDNYHERIEKFANEFLNAF, encoded by the coding sequence ATGGATAGAAAAGGAAAAAAGCAAATAGGGATTTTATTAGTTTCGAATGATATTGGTGTTGTTTATTATCTATTAAGTATTGTTAAAGCTATAGGGTATTTATCGGAAGATAAGAGACCCCAAATAATATTGTTATACGCTGATAATTGTAAAAAATTTCTTGATCTGTTTCAATATGAATTTTTGGTTTATAAAGAAGTCGATTACAATAAAAATAAAAAGAGTAAATTTTTACTTTCATTTTTCTTACGGAAAAATTTATTTGTTGAATCAATAACAAAATTCCATAAGTTAGATGGTATTTTCCCTTTAATGGATATACCGGTTAGATCAAATGAATCGGAGTGTAAAGTAGTATCCTGGATTCCTGATTTTCAGCATAAATTTTATCCGCGCTTTTTCTCAAGGAAAAATCTTTTTCTACGCGAAACGCGGTTCAAGCAGATTATTGATAAATCTAATGCACTAATATTATCAAGCGAAGATGCATATAGCCATTTAAAAAAATTCTATAGCGTTGACAATAGTAAAATCAAGGTAAATGTAATGCCATTCGTTTCGATGATAAAGGATTTTGGGCTGACTGATTTCGATATCTTAAAAAAAAAATACGACATAACTACCCCATATTTTCTGGTTTCCAATCAATTTTACGCGCACAAAAATCATATCATCGTTCTTAAAGCGATAGTTGAGTTAAAGAAATTAGGAATGATCTTTACGGTTTTTTTTACCGGGAAGACAGATGATTATCGTAATCCGTTGTTTTATAGTAGTTTAACCGACTATATAGCCAGCAATGATATAGCTTCACATGCTAAAATATTAGGTGTAATTCCAAGAGAGGATCAATTAGGGTTACTCAAAAACGCCCTTGCTATTATCCAGCCAAGTAAATTTGAAGGATGGAGTACAATTATCGAAGATGCAAAAACGCTTCAAAAGCAAATCATATGTTCAAATATTGAAGTGCACTTGGAGCAGTTGGGAGAAAATGCATTTTATTTTAATCCGGATTCGGTAGAAGAGTTGTCAGAAAAAATTGTTATGTTTTTGCAAAACAAAAGCGAGTTAAAGCCTGTTTTTGACAACTACCACGAAAGAATTGAAAAATTTGCCAATGAGTTTTTGAATGCATTTTGA
- a CDS encoding glycosyltransferase family 2 protein: MKDINKSDNNLNHKTTSISIITVCYNSEATIERTIKSVLLQDYTPIEYIIIDGNSKDGTLEIIKKYRKNITKVISEPDKGIYDAMNKGIELASGEIIGILNSDDIYTSDTIISEIVGQFVKRDIQLLYGNITFFKNNPNKAIRTWVTKPYYEGFFEHGEVAPHPSLFVKKEVYNKIGTYQSDFKITSDYEFMLRALRINNYKSYHFNKFIVNMQMGGESTKSIKNIMQGNKEITISWKINGISPPIYFWPLRIYKKIKQYFS; this comes from the coding sequence ATGAAGGATATAAATAAATCCGACAATAATTTGAATCACAAAACAACATCTATTTCAATAATCACTGTATGTTATAATAGCGAAGCTACTATTGAGCGGACCATAAAGTCGGTACTACTGCAAGACTACACTCCAATAGAATATATTATAATTGATGGCAATTCAAAAGATGGAACACTGGAAATTATAAAAAAATATCGGAAGAACATAACCAAGGTTATTTCTGAACCTGATAAAGGGATATATGATGCCATGAATAAAGGGATTGAATTGGCAAGCGGTGAAATCATCGGAATCCTCAATTCTGATGATATTTATACTTCTGACACAATCATATCTGAAATTGTCGGGCAATTTGTTAAAAGAGATATTCAGTTACTTTATGGTAATATCACATTCTTTAAAAACAACCCCAATAAAGCTATTCGTACCTGGGTAACTAAGCCTTATTATGAAGGCTTTTTTGAGCATGGGGAGGTAGCTCCACATCCATCTCTATTTGTAAAAAAGGAAGTTTATAATAAAATCGGAACGTACCAATCTGATTTTAAAATCACATCAGACTATGAGTTCATGTTGAGGGCATTGCGGATAAATAATTATAAATCATACCATTTTAATAAATTTATAGTAAACATGCAAATGGGCGGAGAGAGTACCAAAAGTATCAAAAATATTATGCAGGGGAATAAAGAGATAACTATTTCATGGAAAATTAATGGCATCTCGCCTCCTATTTATTTTTGGCCATTGCGCATTTATAAAAAGATAAAGCAGTATTTTAGTTAA
- a CDS encoding NAD-dependent epimerase/dehydratase family protein: protein MKIIVIGSQGFIGSNACRYFNENGNQTWGCGVSENVDDPNYFQVERFFPDYNNIFKLRQFDICINASGSPGVGFSMEHPQDDFRMNVTNVYALVNAIRLYNPECKLINLSSAAVYGNAEKLPLTERADLKPLSPYGFHKMLTEQVVNEFHQIYGIATCSFRIFSAYGPGIKKQLLWDIYQKAIESKDGYVNLFGKGNETRDFIFIEDLLDAINLVINKGLFNGDVFNLGSGSETSVETVASTFLNIINPSLQVKFNGIQKHGDPLFWKADIGKLASLGFIPATPLESGLKRYFKWIEKEKSK from the coding sequence ATGAAAATAATTGTTATTGGTTCCCAAGGTTTTATCGGTTCAAACGCGTGCAGATATTTCAATGAAAATGGGAATCAAACCTGGGGCTGCGGTGTGTCAGAAAATGTTGATGATCCTAATTATTTCCAGGTTGAACGCTTTTTCCCTGACTACAACAATATTTTTAAGTTACGGCAATTTGATATCTGTATTAATGCATCAGGATCACCAGGAGTGGGTTTCTCAATGGAACATCCGCAGGATGACTTTCGGATGAACGTAACAAATGTTTACGCACTGGTGAATGCAATAAGGCTCTACAACCCCGAATGCAAGCTTATTAACCTTTCAAGTGCGGCCGTTTATGGTAATGCAGAAAAGTTACCGCTTACAGAAAGAGCTGATTTGAAGCCACTTTCGCCTTATGGTTTTCATAAAATGCTCACTGAGCAGGTAGTAAATGAGTTTCACCAAATTTATGGAATTGCAACATGCTCTTTCCGTATTTTTTCCGCTTACGGGCCGGGGATAAAAAAACAATTGCTTTGGGATATATACCAAAAAGCTATTGAAAGTAAAGATGGTTATGTAAACCTTTTTGGTAAAGGAAATGAAACCAGAGATTTTATTTTTATAGAAGATTTATTAGATGCAATTAATTTGGTGATAAATAAAGGTTTATTTAATGGCGACGTGTTTAACTTGGGCTCAGGTAGCGAAACATCTGTGGAAACGGTAGCTTCTACTTTTTTAAACATCATTAATCCATCGCTACAAGTAAAATTTAATGGAATTCAAAAACACGGCGATCCATTATTTTGGAAAGCAGACATAGGCAAATTGGCGTCATTAGGTTTTATTCCGGCAACACCCCTTGAGTCCGGGCTTAAGAGATATTTTAAATGGATAGAAAAGGAAAAAAGCAAATAG
- a CDS encoding polysaccharide biosynthesis protein: protein MKKYLLFNKVVPRWVIVILDFLIVAVSFSTSYFIVYRFEFINILRGYFFIYTDLYCVLSLAIMYLMRIHTGLIRYSNTRDVLRIFSAVFLCSLVYLLVVNFWILPRWPVSSVTINMIMLVNFSVSSTLLILLRTAVKSAYYFINNYSNTTKTVVLIYGSDTSAVLVKQALESSVKTNFSVIGFVDDDPNKINKEIQQLKVYDIDKLDKLIAKRKVNKLIIMNHHLDEEAKKIALEKCLALGIQVLTVPPSDQWIYGKLNMQQIKDLKIEDLLQRKPIQIDTTKISEDLQGRRVLVTGAAGSIGSEIVQQVLSYKPGAIILCDQAESPLHELRLLVEENFPDVPIKIFIADIRNYARMRKLFVDYKPEVVFHAAAYKHVPMIEENPTEGVLTNVIGTKYVADLSIAFGVDKFVMISTDKAVNPSNVMGATKRIAEIYIQSLKNDPDNNGHTRFITTRFGNVLGSNGSVIPRFKAQIQKGGPITVTHPEITRYFMTIPEAVHLVLEAGTMGTGGEIFIFDMGDPVKITDLALKMIKLAGFQPERDIKIVYSGLRPGEKLYEELLNDGENTMPTYHEKIKISQVIDYSYDQVNSDISELIALNKQNDAMGVVNKMKEIVPEFISKNSEYEELDNKDVSVV, encoded by the coding sequence ATGAAAAAGTATTTACTATTTAATAAAGTGGTTCCGCGCTGGGTTATAGTGATATTAGATTTCCTAATTGTTGCTGTTTCATTTTCTACATCGTACTTCATCGTATATCGTTTTGAGTTCATAAATATATTAAGGGGGTACTTTTTTATATATACCGATTTGTACTGTGTGCTTTCTTTGGCCATAATGTATTTAATGAGGATTCATACAGGGCTTATACGTTATTCAAATACCCGGGATGTGTTACGAATTTTTAGTGCTGTATTTTTGTGTTCCCTGGTTTATTTGCTTGTAGTAAATTTTTGGATTTTACCGCGCTGGCCCGTTAGTAGTGTTACCATAAACATGATAATGCTTGTAAACTTTTCAGTGTCCAGCACATTATTGATTTTATTGCGTACAGCGGTAAAGAGCGCTTATTATTTTATAAATAACTATTCAAATACAACTAAAACCGTGGTACTTATTTATGGATCAGATACAAGCGCGGTTCTAGTAAAACAGGCATTGGAGAGTAGCGTAAAAACTAATTTTTCTGTGATAGGCTTTGTTGATGATGATCCTAATAAAATCAATAAAGAAATTCAGCAGCTTAAGGTATATGATATTGATAAGCTTGATAAGTTGATAGCAAAACGTAAAGTGAATAAGCTTATAATAATGAATCATCATCTTGATGAAGAGGCCAAAAAAATCGCACTTGAGAAATGCCTCGCACTTGGCATTCAGGTGCTCACTGTGCCGCCATCTGACCAGTGGATTTACGGAAAGCTTAATATGCAGCAGATAAAGGACTTGAAAATTGAAGACCTGCTGCAGCGCAAGCCAATTCAAATTGATACTACAAAAATTTCCGAAGACTTACAAGGCAGGAGGGTTTTAGTAACCGGTGCTGCAGGGTCAATTGGTTCTGAAATAGTACAGCAGGTTTTAAGCTATAAGCCAGGTGCTATCATTTTATGTGATCAGGCTGAGTCGCCTTTGCACGAGCTTCGGCTTTTGGTAGAGGAAAATTTCCCCGATGTGCCGATAAAAATATTTATAGCTGACATCAGAAATTATGCACGTATGCGGAAGCTGTTTGTTGACTATAAGCCCGAAGTAGTATTTCATGCCGCCGCGTACAAGCATGTACCTATGATTGAAGAGAATCCGACAGAAGGGGTATTGACCAATGTAATTGGCACCAAGTATGTCGCTGATCTTTCTATCGCGTTTGGAGTTGATAAATTTGTCATGATTTCCACCGATAAAGCTGTTAATCCATCAAACGTTATGGGCGCAACAAAGCGTATTGCTGAAATTTACATCCAGTCGCTTAAAAATGATCCGGACAATAACGGACATACCCGTTTTATCACCACAAGATTTGGCAATGTACTGGGATCAAACGGCTCAGTAATTCCGCGATTTAAGGCCCAAATCCAAAAGGGCGGGCCGATAACGGTAACTCATCCCGAGATTACACGTTATTTTATGACGATACCTGAAGCTGTGCATTTGGTGTTGGAAGCGGGAACTATGGGCACCGGTGGGGAAATATTTATCTTCGATATGGGCGACCCGGTAAAAATTACAGACCTCGCTTTGAAGATGATAAAGCTTGCCGGCTTCCAGCCTGAAAGGGACATTAAAATTGTGTACTCAGGATTAAGGCCAGGCGAGAAGCTATACGAAGAATTACTAAATGATGGTGAGAACACCATGCCAACCTACCACGAGAAAATAAAGATCTCGCAGGTCATAGACTATTCTTATGATCAAGTAAACAGCGATATCAGCGAGTTAATTGCATTAAATAAGCAAAACGACGCGATGGGCGTGGTAAACAAGATGAAAGAAATTGTTCCCGAATTTATCAGTAAGAACTCCGAATACGAAGAGCTTGATAATAAAGATGTTTCGGTTGTTTAG